From the genome of Phoenix dactylifera cultivar Barhee BC4 chromosome 5, palm_55x_up_171113_PBpolish2nd_filt_p, whole genome shotgun sequence:
TGCACCTTATTTTCAGAACCCATAGAGAAATCAAGAAGCTATCAAGAAATATGGAGCTGTTAGGGCCTTTTTTCTCAAAAGACAAGGCATACAAAGAAATGCTTGAGAAATGATGGACTCATTAATCAAGATTCATCTACGAAATTAAGAAATGATTGACATTGACAGCTTGCTGCAAAGTACAACCACCTTTGACAAAGAAATTGCATGCAATTAAAGTAGTAGAATGAATTCCATTTATGCAACGTTCCTCTGTAGAAATCAAGTTATGATTGATGTTGGCAGCTTGGTGCAAGGTGAGATGATTATCGAGAAGGAAATGGCACACCACAACCAAAAGCGCTAAAACCCAGGTTTCTCAAACAGATTTTCAGTAGTAGTGGAAAGGAAATATTAAGAATTAGAACCATATAAGCATATAAATCATTTATGTGAGATCATCCCACATCATAAATGAATATATGAAAAATAAACCAAGTATCTCCACTTCTGATCTAAGGGAAGTATGAAAAACAGTGATAGAACATTTTTACTAAGTAACCGAACTTCCCTTTGTGTTTTCAAAAAGATGCCCCTTAGATGATCCATACTATTGCACAACTAATTGGGTTAACAATTTCTCAAAAACTTTGTTGATAAATGATTTTAGTAATGAAAATCCAAATGAACTCATGGAATGAATAAAGTCAACATTAGTAGCCCAACATCACCATTGCTCTTTCAAAGAGGATACAGGCACCCCAGGATGGTCATTTCAAGAATGACCTCCTCATCATTCTTTTTCCAATGTTCAACGTTCACAAACCTGTGCATGCACATAGTTCCATCATTGCACCAAGCAACatcatataaaaaaatagagtAAATTAAAAAAACCCTCCTTAGGTTTACGTTCATTACACCTACACCCAATAGTTTGTAAAATCTACACTTACACCCGGTTAAATCAACAACGTTAGTAAAGCCATTTACCTTATATAAAAAGTCAAAATTGCCCTTAAGTGGGGAGGAGGATAcacacattttcttatgtttttgGAGGACTGTTATGTCACTTAAAGTTATTTTGgtcatttgaaattttttctaaTGCAGCATTTGGGTCCTACTTTAATAACATTCTGCTAAGTCATGAGTTGAAgtgttggataaaaataaaccttAAGGGGGTAAGCAAAGGTTTTTCAAACTATCGGGTGTAAGGATAACTTACCCCTAATCTTAGGAAGGGTTTTATAATTTACTCTAAAAGATAAAACTAGCTATGGCATGTTTTGTAAATAGAACTTATGTCTGAACTACAGCAATCCAAAAGTCCTCATGCAGAAGTCCAATTTCTGCAACAAGATTATCATCTAGAACTGccgaaacaaaaaagaaagaaaaaacaaaagcaaaaaaaaaaaaaaagaaatttcctGCAACACATTTCCTTACTTCTTTGGTGGAAAAGTTATACAGAAAACCAAAACCAATTCTAGCAGATGGGATAAGGATGACTTGCTATGGCTGCTATATTCTATTGAAGTATTGAAACGAACTGCAACATATCATTACTtttaaaaaagaaggaaaaaaggaaaacagataaaattctgaactccatAAGTCTACAGGTCAGGGCAGCATGATTCATATATGTACCAATTCCACAACCCAGAACCTTGCCATTGTTACATCGGACATCGGTTCATGAGGTCTTTTTTTGCTGCAATAACATCTGCAAAAGCGATCTGCAGCGAATCTTTTGCAACTGTGTAAGCCTCAGCAGATGTTGAACCCTCTTTTGCATATTTAACAGCATCACGATAAAGTTCATTGTACCTTacacattcatccaacataaagCCACTTTTGGCATCTTTCGTCCACCTCTTCAATATGTAATAATCTGGGAGCACACGAACATCAATTGTTAGGAAGACTCTCAATATATGCCTGCACAAAATGCCAGAAGTTTCAAACTTGCAGCAACTGCAATTTGTTCTCTTTTCTGAGAAATCATGAGTGACAATGTATGTAGTACGGGCATCCTCCTCTTTTGCAACATTATACTTGCTACCCTCTCCATCCTGAATCTTATCGACATAATAACCCAGTGATTCAACAAATTCCTCCtgaaatatatcaaatattgTTCTTGTGTAGTAGTCTGCTACTTGCTTTAGCATGTTTGATGGAGTCTTCAAAATTGGTCTGGTAAATGATGTAGCTAAATCTTCTAAGTTTTCCCTTTCATACCATCCTGCCATTGCTTGTTCAAATAGAGAAACAAAGACCAGCAAAGGTGTCTTCATATTAAAGTACTTCTCAAAGAACTTGTTCAAGCTTTCTGGTCTTTGGATTGCTGAGATTTCTGCAGTAAATGTATCCTTAAGGTACACGGGAACCCATTTTTGCCGAATACTGTATAAAAATTGCATCCACGAGTTCTCTCCCAGGTCATACTTATCAAGGATAGATTTCCACTGTGactcaaatatttcaaatgtttCAGACTCATTGATACACTTTTCCAATTCCTCTTCGAAAGTAACACATGTTAGATACAAATTAGCCAGCTTTTCCTTGCACTTACTTAATATATGCCACTTGCATAATCGATGACGAGTTGCTGGGAACACCTTTGAAATTGCTGATCCCATGTCCTCATGGTAGTCAGTAATTAGTGAAACTGGAGGGCGTCCACACATAGCTACTAGCCAATTCTCAAATAACCAAACATATGAAGCTTCTGTCTCATCCGTAATCAAGGCACATCCAAAAATTACAGACTGCAAGTGATGATTGACACCTGTGAACATGACAAATGGCACCATGTTTTTATCCTCCTTAAATGATGTGTCAAAGGTAACAGCATCACCAAAGCAATAGTAAGCCATCTTAGCTTTTGCGTCAGCCCAGAATGCATGCGTCAGGCAATTATTTTTGTCAACTTGAAATGCATAAGAGAATGTCTGGTTCTCTGCATGCATCCTTTTAAAATACTCCAAAAGATTTTGAGTGTCTTCCACTCCAAATGCATTTTTCCCAACATTTTTCATATCACTCCTATAATCTTGATCATTTGAGAGAACGTTATTGAATCCCCCAAGAGATTCAACCAGTAGTGCTTTTGAGTTAGATGGAGTTGCTGACTTCTCATGATTAATGGTACCACTTTTTGCAAGAACAACTACTTCACTTTGAGACTGAATATAATGCACCTTGCTTGGTGCAATTGCAAGATCATGAGTATGCTCTGTGACAAGCTTAGAAACGATCCATTTATCATAATCTTTTTTAATTACCTCAAACATTGCCTTGCAACCTTCCCTCGTGGGAGTTCGAttcctctttttcttgcttTCGTCATAATTGTCTTCGTACGGATTGAAACCCTCTTTTGTACATACAAACCGCCGCATGACAAAGGTCTCATCCCTTGTAGAACGACGGGACAGCCTAATACGGACATCAAACCCAATACGGCTGGCATATGCATAATAGTATGTCTGGGCAGCTTCATGAGATGGAAACTCCATTCCAACATATGGGTCTGCTTGAGCATATTCCTCAGGTACAACATAACGCACCCTGTTTGGTGCTGCCACAACATGACTATGCTCCTTGACAAGCTTTGTAACAACCCATCTGCCATAATACTTTTGAATTACCTCAATCATTGCCTTGCAACCTTCTCTTATAGTggccctttttctcttcttcttgccATCATCATAATTACCCTTTTTCAAATGGAAGCCCTCCTTGGAACACACAAAACGCCGCATAATGATGGACTCATCGTTTCTTGAACGACGGGACTTGCTGATACGCACAGAAAACCCCACACGACTAGCATAGGCCATGTAGAATAGCTTTGCAGCTTCTTCAGATTCAAACTCCATACCAACAAATGGTTCAAGATTCTCAGTGCCCTGCTGATGGGAAGAGAACAGATTGTCCGCTTCAACCAAGTGACTGCTGACCTCCAATGTCATGTGGTGGTCCATGTTGTCATCATTAAGGTCCACATTGTTATCTCTTAGCGATCCATCATCTTCACTCGAGGTACTCTCCATGGCTAGAAAATC
Proteins encoded in this window:
- the LOC103712999 gene encoding protein FAR1-RELATED SEQUENCE 5-like isoform X1, encoding MTGRQITETESAVMTFQLHYTGFDFLAMESTSSEDDGSLRDNNVDLNDDNMDHHMTLEVSSHLVEADNLFSSHQQGTENLEPFVGMEFESEEAAKLFYMAYASRVGFSVRISKSRRSRNDESIIMRRFVCSKEGFHLKKGNYDDGKKKRKRATIREGCKAMIEVIQKYYGRWVVTKLVKEHSHVVAAPNRVRYVVPEEYAQADPYVGMEFPSHEAAQTYYYAYASRIGFDVRIRLSRRSTRDETFVMRRFVCTKEGFNPYEDNYDESKKKRNRTPTREGCKAMFEVIKKDYDKWIVSKLVTEHTHDLAIAPSKVHYIQSQSEVVVLAKSGTINHEKSATPSNSKALLVESLGGFNNVLSNDQDYRSDMKNVGKNAFGVEDTQNLLEYFKRMHAENQTFSYAFQVDKNNCLTHAFWADAKAKMAYYCFGDAVTFDTSFKEDKNMVPFVMFTGVNHHLQSVIFGCALITDETEASYVWLFENWLVAMCGRPPVSLITDYHEDMGSAISKVFPATRHRLCKWHILSKCKEKLANLYLTCVTFEEELEKCINESETFEIFESQWKSILDKYDLGENSWMQFLYSIRQKWVPVYLKDTFTAEISAIQRPESLNKFFEKYFNMKTPLLVFVSLFEQAMAGWYERENLEDLATSFTRPILKTPSNMLKQVADYYTRTIFDIFQEEFVESLGYYVDKIQDGEGSKYNVAKEEDARTTYIVTHDFSEKRTNCSCCKFETSGILCRHILRVFLTIDVRVLPDYYILKRWTKDAKSGFMLDECVRYNELYRDAVKYAKEGSTSAEAYTVAKDSLQIAFADVIAAKKDLMNRCPM
- the LOC103712999 gene encoding protein FAR1-RELATED SEQUENCE 5-like isoform X2, giving the protein MESTSSEDDGSLRDNNVDLNDDNMDHHMTLEVSSHLVEADNLFSSHQQGTENLEPFVGMEFESEEAAKLFYMAYASRVGFSVRISKSRRSRNDESIIMRRFVCSKEGFHLKKGNYDDGKKKRKRATIREGCKAMIEVIQKYYGRWVVTKLVKEHSHVVAAPNRVRYVVPEEYAQADPYVGMEFPSHEAAQTYYYAYASRIGFDVRIRLSRRSTRDETFVMRRFVCTKEGFNPYEDNYDESKKKRNRTPTREGCKAMFEVIKKDYDKWIVSKLVTEHTHDLAIAPSKVHYIQSQSEVVVLAKSGTINHEKSATPSNSKALLVESLGGFNNVLSNDQDYRSDMKNVGKNAFGVEDTQNLLEYFKRMHAENQTFSYAFQVDKNNCLTHAFWADAKAKMAYYCFGDAVTFDTSFKEDKNMVPFVMFTGVNHHLQSVIFGCALITDETEASYVWLFENWLVAMCGRPPVSLITDYHEDMGSAISKVFPATRHRLCKWHILSKCKEKLANLYLTCVTFEEELEKCINESETFEIFESQWKSILDKYDLGENSWMQFLYSIRQKWVPVYLKDTFTAEISAIQRPESLNKFFEKYFNMKTPLLVFVSLFEQAMAGWYERENLEDLATSFTRPILKTPSNMLKQVADYYTRTIFDIFQEEFVESLGYYVDKIQDGEGSKYNVAKEEDARTTYIVTHDFSEKRTNCSCCKFETSGILCRHILRVFLTIDVRVLPDYYILKRWTKDAKSGFMLDECVRYNELYRDAVKYAKEGSTSAEAYTVAKDSLQIAFADVIAAKKDLMNRCPM